The Planktothrix serta PCC 8927 genome contains the following window.
AACACCTGTTACGGGATACGTTTGATAATAATCATCTGAACTGTTATTATCCCAACTATTATCATCATAATAAGCATAATTTGTTGGGTTAACACCTGTTACGGGATACGTTTGATAATAATCATCTGAACCGCCATGATCATCGTTAGATTCATACAAACTCATAATTTTTTCTCCGGTTGCGTTTAAATCGAAAATCTTCGGGAGTCGAAAATACAGCCCTGATGTAGATACGTTTAATAAAACGTCCCTACATTTCAATTAAATTGGGGTTAAATATCAGCCCATTTCCGCAATAAATTTGCGTGACTTTTAGCAATTAAGTCAAATTCTATGGTTTTGCCATATTGTTTGAAAAGACTTCTACGAGCGGTATCTAAATCAAACAATATTTCTCGTTTAGATGGGTCACGAACTAAACTTTGAATCCAAGTAACAGCCGCCCAGCGAGTACCTTCAGTCACCGTTTCCACACGATGCAAGGTCGAAGACGGATAAACAATCGCCGAACCTGCATCTAACTTAAAACTCTGTTCTCCTAATGAAGTTTCAATCACTAATTCTCCCCCTTGATAGGTGTCAGGGTCAGAGAGAAATAAAGTTAATGAAACATCCGTTCGAGAGATAGATTCATCGCCCATAATGGCATTATCGAAATGGGAACCATAATACATTCCCAGATCATAACGACTGAAAATAATCGGGCGAATGGCTTTAGGACGTGCCGCTATTTGAAACAGTTCGTTCCGCTTTAAAGCTTCGAGAACAATACTTCTTAGGTCAGAAGTAATCTCACTATCGGTTTTGATTTGTTGATTATTTTTAACTGCTTTGACGTACCGACCAGCCGTTGTTTTCCCATCTATAAACTCAGCTTTTTGCAGTAGCGTCGAAGTTGTTTCTAGTTCTTCAGGTGTGAGAATATCAGCAATACAAAAAATCATCAGATGTTAGCCTTCTCCACCTTCTCCGCTTTCTCCGCTTTCTCCGCCTTCATCTTTTTTATCATCTTTATCATCTTTATCATCTTTATCGTCGGTTGGAGTAGAGGCTTGCAACATCTCAGAGGAGGTGAAAGTATCCCCAGAAGTCGAAATCTTGGATGCAATTTCTTGACTCAAATTATGAGGTGCAGAAGCATT
Protein-coding sequences here:
- a CDS encoding Fe2+-dependent dioxygenase; translation: MIFCIADILTPEELETTSTLLQKAEFIDGKTTAGRYVKAVKNNQQIKTDSEITSDLRSIVLEALKRNELFQIAARPKAIRPIIFSRYDLGMYYGSHFDNAIMGDESISRTDVSLTLFLSDPDTYQGGELVIETSLGEQSFKLDAGSAIVYPSSTLHRVETVTEGTRWAAVTWIQSLVRDPSKREILFDLDTARRSLFKQYGKTIEFDLIAKSHANLLRKWADI